The following proteins are co-located in the Chloroflexota bacterium genome:
- a CDS encoding NAD(P)-dependent oxidoreductase: MKERIGFVGLGIMGRGMAANILKAGFPLTVWNRTVARTKTLADSGAVVADSPADVAARSDIIITCVSDTPDVQQVILGEQGIIHGVQPDSLVIDMSTISPAVTRDIAAALVEKSAQMLDAPISGGSEGAANGTLSIMVGGDKKSVARAMPVLQAMGQRITHVGPNGAGQTVKLVNQVIVVGNCLAMSEGLMLAQAGGVDLNRALEAVEAGAAGSWMLSNRGPQILERDWRPGFTVALQQKDLRLVLEAADQNGAPLLGTGLIFQLYRTLEARGLGGDGNHALIKALEALAGYEVAGNA; the protein is encoded by the coding sequence ATGAAAGAACGAATCGGCTTCGTCGGCCTGGGCATTATGGGCCGCGGCATGGCGGCAAACATTCTCAAGGCCGGGTTCCCACTAACAGTCTGGAATCGCACTGTGGCCCGCACGAAAACCCTTGCTGATTCCGGCGCAGTTGTCGCAGACAGTCCTGCCGATGTGGCTGCCCGTAGCGATATCATCATCACCTGTGTCAGCGACACCCCCGATGTGCAGCAAGTCATCCTGGGCGAGCAGGGGATTATTCACGGCGTGCAGCCAGACAGCCTGGTCATCGACATGAGCACTATCAGCCCGGCCGTAACCCGGGACATTGCAGCTGCCCTGGTTGAAAAATCAGCCCAGATGCTCGACGCGCCTATCAGCGGCGGCAGTGAAGGCGCCGCCAATGGCACCCTGAGCATCATGGTCGGGGGAGATAAAAAGTCCGTTGCCAGGGCAATGCCGGTGCTGCAGGCCATGGGCCAACGGATCACCCATGTGGGCCCCAATGGCGCCGGTCAAACGGTCAAGCTGGTCAACCAGGTGATCGTAGTGGGCAATTGCCTCGCCATGTCCGAAGGTTTGATGCTGGCCCAGGCTGGTGGCGTAGACCTCAACAGAGCCCTGGAGGCGGTAGAGGCAGGTGCAGCAGGCAGTTGGATGCTTAGCAATCGCGGCCCCCAGATACTGGAACGGGACTGGCGCCCCGGCTTCACCGTGGCTCTGCAACAGAAAGATCTACGATTGGTGCTGGAAGCAGCTGACCAGAACGGCGCTCCCCTGCTCGGCACCGGTTTGATCTTTCAGCTTTACCGAACGCTGGAAGCGCGGGGCCTGGGCGGTGACGGAAACCACGCCCTGATCAAGGCGCTGGAAGCGCTGGCAGGCTATGAAGTGGCGGGCAACGCCTGA